The genomic region TATTCTTCTCTATTCAGCAACATTTCCTACAAAATTTGCAACTCCATAAACAAGCCTTCTTCATCGATATCAAATTTTTTATCACATTATTTTCCAAAATTCAAACAACATTCTTATATCAGGGCATGCTCTAATAAGTTAACTTTGATGCATCAAACAAAAAAACAAACTAAAATAGATTCAAAATTTTTAATTTGTTTAAATTTACTAAATGTCCGAGAGATCGGGTGAGTTCATCTTtgctacaattttttttttttttttttggcaaagttGTGAACTAGGAGGCAACATAATGACTTATAAGGTAACTAAACAAGATTCAAGCAAAAGAAGAAAGATTAATCAACTTGATATCCTAATCACACGCAAACGCAATTTGAAATTCTAAATCCTCTTTTTGTTGGCAATTTGATGTTTATAACTTTTTGTTATAATAATGCAAGTCTTAGCTAGTTGGGCTAGTTTGTTTACATTATTGGTTTTAAAAACTAATAGCCTACTTATAACCCAAACTATTTATATGAATGATAAATAATATTTAGATTAATGATAAAAAATGAGCCTCATCTAATCTAATGTAAAGCTTGGATGGGGGTCCCATAGATGAAAGGCTAAAGCAACTAAGCAAGCCACCCAAAACTTATACTACGGTGATGTTCTTCAAAAATGAACAAGAAGCATTTGAGTAAAAGAAATTGATGTTCATCATGATACGCATGTGTACCAAAAGATACGGATATTAACTTATTGTCATATGTACATTTATCAAGTGTCTTTTATGCCATATTAATAAAGATATATGAGAAATACCAACTTACTGATCAGATAGGATAGAAACTTAGCCATCAGTTGAACTTGAAGACAACCTTAGAATTTGATATTAAGATATGATGAATCTGCAACCTGCATATACATGTACACGTATTTGTCAACATCTTTGTTTTAATAAATGGattaaaacttcaaacaaacataacagCAAGTACATGAGACATACATTACACAGATTTTAATAACCTGAGCAGTCCTCAAGTATTTTGAGTCGAAGATTCTGAAGCTGGCTGTTTTGCTACATAAATCTGCTTTACTTTTGTTGAAGGCGGGAAGCTTTTATCTGCCCCTGAAGATTGGTATCTTCCATGGAACcctgttctacgttgagttgaccATTGACCCGTTGACTTATTTTTTGGAGATACCCCTCCACCACCTCTTTGGTTATTATACCCATATCCACCGGGAACATTATTATTGTACTGGTGAGAAGACAAATTCTTACCATGTCGGTTATGTTGATTCTTGAACTTAACATTGTTATCGCCACCTACACCTACCTGACCAGCATCTCCAGTTGGTGTTGTTCCTGATGAAATATGGCTGATAGCAACTGGACCCGATGACGTGGCAATCGACGGTCCAGAAAGTTCGTCGGGAAAATGGGTGATGGTTGAATCTCTAACAACAGGAAACACCAGGCCATTGGTATTAGATGGAGTTGAAGCTTGCGGTTCTGAAAATCTATTGGGAGGATACGTTGACTGGTCAACAGCATGGTTGTTGAACTGAGATGGTCCAGTCATCTCTTCTGCTTGTTGCTCTAATGGCAGTGACATAGGAACCACATGTAGAGGTGATGAAGGCATGTGAGACCAACGTGGTTGAACAGACATCTCGGGTGCAGTCTAGTTACATATGTGATCAAGTTTTGTAAGTACAATGACAGTatatagtttatagttataaaCATAGTTATTGAGATACTCCATGTGGTTTCACCAAAATTGCTGATATAGTCCCTAGAGTTTTTTTTACCGAGATAGTACTCGTGGTTTTCAAAATGTTGCTGAGATAGTCCTTTTGTTATTGAGATAGTCCTTTTGTTATTGAGATAGTCCCTAACCACAGGGATTATCACAGTAACAAAAGGACTATCTCAACAACATTTTGAAAACCACGAGAACCAAGTAGATAAAAAACCTtagggactatttcagcaatttggGTGAAATCACAGAGACTATCTCCTTAATTATGTCTAGTGTATACTACACAAATATTAATATTCAAAGAGGGTGAGGTTTGACCTGAAATGGAGGCacgtcaaacatggtcaacatgggACCCACGGGTAAAAGGGGGGAGCCAGGAGCAAGATGTTGGATCGGCGGCTGCATGTTAGGAGGATTACGTGGTCCAGAACTGATATTCAAAGACTTCATTTCTTCTTCACCTCTACTAGAAGATGTTGGATCGTGCTTCCAGTCGGGTTGTTTTCCAGAAGGTATGTAAGTAGAACCCATAAAGCTTAACCCAACCTGCCCAAACTGACCAACCGGGGCGTAATGGTTATAAACAACCATATGCGGTGGTGGCGGGGGTTGCACACCTGGAATACCACCAGGGGAACCAATGAACGGGCCCGTGTATCCTGTAGGAGGACCATAAAACGAGTCCATGCCAGAATGGTTTTGCCAGGGTGGACCAATATGCCTTGAACTTGAGTCTGTGGGTTTCTGGGGTTGAGACTGGGTCCCACGAGATTCATCATGTGGGCCATAAGCAAAGACTGGACCACTCATCATGGGATGATGATGATTCATCTCATAGAAAGGAAAGTGAGACGGATGCGCACCATGGAAATGAGAGAGCATCGGGTTTGATGATCCTTGTGGACTCGGTAACGGCGGCCATAAAGATATTGGCAGAGTTTCAACTGAAAGATCGGCAGGAAGTGATACACTAAGAGATTCCTCAGGTTTAGATTGACTCCCTGATTGTTGATCCCCAACCAATCCTACAAACGTTTGAAAAATATATTAGATAaaataaaattattttattaaGATGCATTTAAAATTGGCATTACCTCCTTGGATACCGCCAACGTCACCTCCAACCTTATTTGGCCCCGGGGATGAAGCGGGTCCCATCCCATTACCGACTATCTCATCGGTATCAATGGCAGCCACTGCAACTTCAACTTCAGCCTCACGATGTTCTGTGATTTGCTCGTCCTTTTCAAAAAATACGTTACACTCATTTTCAGTATTTGAATTATGAGTAATGTCGGGATGAAAAGATCCTTGAGACCCGATCACATGTGAAACAACATGGCTACTAGGAGGAAGTACTGTTGGTGAGGTAACTGCACCTGAATATGAAGTGATATGACGAGATAATCGTTACATGAACGTACAAGGAATAAAatttcatttttttatattttgtgaaCTTAATCTTTTACCAAACTGAATTTTTTCACCAGCAAGTAGAGAGTTGATTGGACTTGAAGAAGATGCAATCGAGATTCCCTTTGTCAAGGTTGATGAAGATGGCAAAATGGAATCACTAACCAAGCTGGTATGATCGCCAATAGATGTTACATGTGTCGTATCGAAACGCGCAGGCTTCATAGCTTCATCTAGTTGAGTCTGAGTTAATGGAATGACCTGCAGGTTGTTCTTAGATTAGTTTAGTTCAAAATTTCACAAAATTATATGAAGAGGAAAAAGAACAATGCTcaaggaaaaaaaaaacaaaaacaaaaattttaACCTGTTGATCCATCCGTGCATTACCCCAATTACCCAAAGATGTCTGAACATTATCAATGGCCTTACTTTCATTCTCAAATATGAGATTTGAACCATCATCTTCGTTGGCACCAGATACTGCAGATGCAGATCCTCTTTGAAGGGTCCTCCTGTAAAGCAATGTATAAGGTTAAAGTGTGAtacaaataaaatttataaagcttTTCGTTTTGCATGATAATTTCCAGTTCTATGAAGAAAATTATACTTGTTAGTATGTGATCTTATCCCAGTCTGAACATCTATCACAGTAGGAGTCCCGATTGGAGCCAATGGTTCCTTATTCACTAATCCCCGACCTTCGGAACCAACAAATTCAGAACGGATGTTTGACCCTTCACCAACCAACGACACAGGAATTTTATTTCCACCAGTTGATGTTCCTTTGCTTTGAAAAGAATAACGTTGTGCTTTTCGTGGTTGCTGATGAAATAAATAAGAAGTTAAGCTATATCCAGACAAACATTAAAAAGTAGACAAGTATATAAAAAGTTGAAACCTTTGTAACTCGTGATTTTGCCTTGATTTCCTTTTCTCTCTGTTCACGTCGGTCATTCAACATCTGTCGTTTTGATCTCACCTCAATGAAGTCATCTTCATCACTAGGGCATTCAATGCCCGGTTGCTTAAACACGCGTACAACACCAGTCTGCAAAGGTGCGTCAACATCTTCTTCCGGAATGTTCCTCTTCAAGTTGCCTTCAACAAAAGATGATGAAATAGCCTGAGTTTTAGTTTCAGTTGGTCTTTCAACTTCTTTCCCCAGCCTGTTTTCAGAAGTTTCAGGTACCACACGCTTCAATGAAGTATTGGACCCCATATGACGCCTATACCCACTTCTAGTTAAGCTTCCCATACCTTTATTGTTAAATTTGTCATCTGAACCTGAGTTATAAAAAGAACCCATACCCAGATTCAGTCTACTATCAGCATTTTCCCGGACTCGAAACTCGGTTCGTTGAATTGGACGACGATGTTTTCTATGGAACTCGTTGGAGCCTGATGGATTAAAAGGTTGAAATGTTCTTGGGCCAGGCTTTCGGGCTGGGTAAACATTTCTTCCCCTGTTAACAGATGATGGGCCTGGATCCTTTGACATCGGCACATTTTTTTCTCCGGGACCCTGAGATGATGATGTGGCATGACCTTTTTCTTCAGTTTGTGGAACTTGTGTCATTGTAATTCTGTTATCAGTAGCATTGGTCATATTACTTTGACTGTTCTCATGAGTTTGACTTGGCGCCTTTGAGACATTACCAGACTGATTATTCGAGTAGATAGCAGCATTTTCTTGAACGAACTGATTAGGTAGAGAACTTGCTGAATTCTGATGCAAACTGAAGTGGGGATGATGAATGTTTGGTTGAACAAAAGAGGTGGGTTGAGAATTCAATGGAAGAATCCCATGAGAAACAGGAGATGTATATCTCACCTGACCAAACTGGAAGAGAGGAGGGGGTGGCTGTGATGGGTGCATGTGGGCCATGGATGAACTGACAGACGAGTGAAGATGAAGTGGCATCTGTATAGAACCGATTTGTATTGATGGAACGGGTGATGGAATAAGAGACAAGCCAGAAAACAGCCCAAACTGGAGTTTAACTGGTGCATCAGTTTGGTTAGGAAAAGAAGATGGTACAGGTGTGGGAGACTGGCCCGTTGATGGCATTTCAACAGTAGATGAACTAGATATATGAGCATTTTGAGGTTGTTCATGATTCACTTCATCCACTTCTGCCTGTTTCTCTACAACTTCTGGCTTATCAATTGTATACCCATCTGTTTTCGAGTCTCTCTCAAACTCATCAGCAGGAATTTTAACTTCAACCCCCTCATTAAATCCCAAGACCATATTTTCTAACCCATTAGATGAGTTTTTCTCCTCAAGATGCATGTGCTCAAACTCCTGTGTGAGATTGATGTTATCGTCAGGTCCTTCATGAACTTCGTCTTCTACCCCATAACCATCATCTTCGTCATACTCTTCTTGTTCCTGCATCTCATTatggttcccaacactccattcttcatCCTCGTCAGCTGAAACATACTTTGATGCTGCCATTGCAGGCTCATCATTCACTAAATCCTGTTCGAGTGGCTCTTTCCCTTCAGCAGCAGTAGTTATTACCGAACAACCAGCAGAATCATCCAGCTCATCATTAGTGAGATGTGTTGGGGAGCTAGGTGGGCTTGAAACCGAAAGAGACGACTGTGAGTCACACCTAAGCATCTCATTATTGTCTTGTGGGCCACCATAATTCCCGGTTCTTGCAGTTGATTCTAAAGAACCAGATGGGTCAGAGAGTTCATTATCTCCTCTCACTGAAGATTTTGGTGCTGATGTTATTGATGGAGGGGGGAGTACACGAGGCTGCCTCATAGAATAACGTGACCTCCCATAAGAATTCATATACAACTTATCTGAGTATGGAGAACGAGTATTACCAACGTTGTAATATTCTGACTCGATATCCCTATTCTGGCCATAGGGTTCTGCATCCCCAAACGAGTTCCACCTTTGATCAATATCAGAATCTTGTATCCCTCCTCTGTATGGAGACCTTGAAGACATATATCCACCTCCATATATATCTTTTCTTGGAAACGATCTCCCACCCTGATGACCATTTTGGTCATTTGGTAAGAAAGATGAATAGTTTCCAGCTTCAAATGCATCCCTTTTCCATGGATTAACAGGCGATTTTCCTCTATCCACAAAGCTAGATGAAGCTTCTCTAGAAAACTGAGGCCAATCAAAGGGCCTATCAATTGCAGACGAATCAGAATTTGCTGAAGTTGTAATCCTATCCACCATTCTCTGACTAATTTCCCAGTTATCATCTGAATCCACAAACACATCGTTATCTTTTCCACCAATTGGAACTTCATCATCGGCACCCGTATGAACAATATTACCAGTCTTTCCAACTTCAGCCTGCCGCTTTGCGATCTTAGCCTCCAATTCGAGAAGCTTTTGTTTAGCACCTTGTTTCCTTCTTTCTTCCTCAAGAAGCATcctctttttttcttcttctcgatCATTCTTTAACTCTTCAGCTTTATGAATAGCTTCCATTTTTTCTTGTTCTGCTCTCCATGCAGCTTCTCGAGCTTCTTCTTCCATCCTCCTCTGCCTTTCTTCTTCCTCTATTACCACCCTCCATCTTTCTTCATCTTCTCTTCTTGTTTGCTCCAAAGCTCTTTTTTGTTCTTCAACAATTCTTTGTCTTTCCATTTCCTGCATCTTCTGAACTCTCTCGAGTTCAGCCTCAAAAGACTCCCTAACTGGATCATGAAAATCTGTCTGTTTGGTCACCTCCTTCCTCCTCTTAACCACTCCAACCAAATTACCTGTAAACGGATCTCTTTCATCATAAACACTAGAACTGAAGTCTTTATTATAATGATCATCATTTGCAAATGAAGACTTCTCCCTTCCAAAATTCAGTAACGGGTCACTTGTAGAGAGCCCCTTACCAATCGATGGAAAAGTCGATTTTGATCCTGCTGGCTTCTGGTAACCTTCATTTCTGTACCTTGGAGAATCAACCGAGTTATTCCAAAGTCTATGTCCCCCTTGTCTCCCTTGCATTGTAACACCATAGTGATCATTGTGACTATCACGCGCAGTAACGTGTTGATTACTAGTAACTTGTGGTGCAGTAGATCTATCTTTGTAATTAGATGAATTCCTCCACGTGTTGTTGTCTCTATCTTCCCTACTATGGAAATTTATCTCTCTTCGGTAAGGATCAGTTTTAAGAGCTTCAGAAGTGGGCCCCTTTACAACGCTACTAATGTGCTGATAACTTTCAGATTGAGTATTAGGTGGTTTATGTGGCAAAATGCTACTCCTTGGCATGTCAAAATCCCTATCCCAATATGTTTCACTTTTAGGTAACTCCTGATCTCTACCACTCTTGTTTACAAACGCATGGCTAGTATCCCGCTCATCATCAGCCCAATCAGACCTTGGATTCAACCACACATGTGGCAGAAACTCATCTTGCTTCCTAGTATGATCCACACGTTCACTGCTTGACAATGGAACCTGCCCACTATTTTCATTCACACCATTTGCAACACGAGAGGATGATTGAATGTGAACCGAAGAACTAAAACGAGTATTGTTTCTTAGATCATTGGATGACTCCTCACTAACCAACTGCTTCTGTTTTTGAAAAGACTCTTCCTTTTGTTTCTGTGCAGGTCCAGTTGACACCGGCAAGGCAGCCCGTAAAGATGGAAAATCTTCCCCCCTCAAAACTACAGCTCTCTCTAAATGAGATGCATTTGAATGATGAGATGACATCATATCTCCATGTCCATGTCCCCCACCAAACCTAGCAGAAGGCGGCATATAAGTACCACTTCCCTTTGATAATGAACCTTCATTATACTTCAAATTATCAACCTGATTGTCACTACTAACTTCCTTCTCTTGCAATGCAACATTCCCAGGTTTAGTCCAACCCATACCCGAAGACGAAGGCCTTGAACCACACCCTAAACCAGCACCGCCAGCCACACCTCCCCCTGCACCTGAAGAATCAATTTTTTCATACTCTCTTCTCAGTGAAGGCAAGTTCAAGGGGGGTGGAACGGATAATTTGGGTACAGGCTTCTGTAAAGGACGGTTTCGTGATAGAACAACCATCCCACTACCCCCACTAGCATGGCCACTGAGTCGGGCACGATTTGTCCCAACACCAGGTCCATAAGTGCCACTATGAGgtggataattattattatgagaagGCTGCCCATATGATTTATTCAAGTTTACAGGCACAAATTTGGATCCAGAACCACCATGGTTATTGGCCATACTCGTGCAATCCAACCTGCAAAACTTGTTCTCAAATCGCAACAATGCATCAAAATCCTAACCCTAGGTCTCTGTCCCCTTCAGAAAAATAGCACAAAAACCGCGCAAACCTAGTCCGTACACTCGGTTGAGCAGCAGATCACCTCACTTAACACAACTAGCAGAAAACCCTAACAGACAACAAACATTATAATCGCAATTAGAACACTATGATCGATACACATAGTAAGAAATACAGCGAATAAAAGCACACAATATAtacgtacacacacacacacatatatatatatatagagagagataatAACTTAACTAAAACCTAAtcgatgttacatatatataacaaTTCACCGAATTTAAGTATATaaaataatcaataatcaattaaCAACAAAACACGCATAAAACAGCTCAATAAACAAACAGATCTAAACGTATACATCGTAGAGACCATACCTATAAAATTAGTAATGAAAAAGTGAATAATTAGACTAACCTTAACGATGAATATGCAGAAGAGGTGTGAATCGGAGGAAGACGTAGAATTGGGAGAAGTCGGTGCAAAAGAGGTTTTATAAGTTTAGCCGTTGATTTAAATGATCTGACGGTTGTAAAAGGTATCAACGATTGATTCCCTAGCCTCTTTTTTTGCTTAAGCTTTGATGAGTTAGTTACGCTTTTACCCTTCTCAATTCCCTATAATTGCGCTTCGTGTCCTTTTATTATACGGAGTATATGCTCAAAGAACCCGTTCAAATTCAAAACCATATATTATTGATTTTTGAAGTATATGTTACGAGTACTTATATCAGTTTACATCACTTGTTACAAGCCAAAAAGGTTGGGGGTAGTCGAGTTGTCGATCAAAAATGCCGGTAACTCTTGTTGTGGGCGTTTTTTAGGCATAAGTTAAGGACATGAGGCGTAAAATAATGAAATCTTTAACATACGGTGGAATCATGGTTGCAAAAATCGGAAAAAATGGCCGAGAACTCGGCGAGAACTCGGAAAGTCAATCCTGAGGAGAACTCGTTCTATGAATCGGCCAAAAATCGGTCAACGCATAATTTATCGGTCAACGACCGATTTCTCGGAAAGATCGGTCAACTTCTAGGTCAAATCGGTCGACTtctcggaaaaatcggtcaaatctcggaaatTATCTGAAAAGTCTAATATttattcaaaaatatatatttatattaaaagtcaacgaaagtcaaccaccGAGTTCTCCCGAGTTCTCCGAGAACTCCTAAAAATTGTCCGCCGAATACTCCCCGAGTTCCGAGTTCTTCAACCTTGGGTGGAACTAATGTGGTTGTATTAATTCACAGAAGGTTTTTGCCCTTTTGAAACAGAATGTTATAAGGAGCTTCtagattgaaaaaaaaattaattaaattcaATCTATTCTATtctataagctaaacactctatcaCGAAATCGACCACAACCACACTCTCAAATTTCTTCATCGGAACACTCTTAAATTCTTTTTCAAAAAAATGTTTAACAACTCAAAGCAATTCCGAATAACCAAAtcaatatttactcatttcattcatgAACTTTTTGGCATTTAGTACATCAAATACACCTAGCTACTTTTTTTTATAAACGGGCAACGACATCTCGTAGAACAAACTCTTCAAATATGTATGAGTTATTCAAATATGTATGCGTTTATAGATAATATGGCAAAGTATAATAGGGGTTTGATAGCACTTAAAGGGAAGCAGAGGTCGATAAATTAAATGAATGTGTTTACTCTTCAATACACTTTGTTCGTATGAGCTTTTTTGACAATCCTAATCAAGACATGAGGAAGTGGAAAAGTGTCAAACGAATGAATAAGATGAAAGTGTGGGTTTGATAAGTTTAAGGATAACATAGAAATTTCAGGTGACCGCAACGAAGATAAGGAGTAAGTTTTTAGGGacatatatttttatgtaatttatttttaAGAACTTCAATTCAAGTTATGTTTTTTTTACTAGGAAATTTAAATTATGTAATTTAATTTATATGCTTTTAAACTTAAAAGTCTTTCttcaacaaaaacaacaaaaagcttTATGCAAGTTCTATAtcatctatctatagtttctattaaaatcctataatgatgatttcattattaggctaatttctttgttagaaaaaaacaaaaagaaaaagaaaaaaatctaatccATATTGATGATGTCATCCAcactaattattaattatattaattatatttaaaaaaaagaaagaaaaaaaacaccCGTGTTTAGGGTTAATTATTTATCCCGTTCCTTTTCTCAACTACATTAAAACCCGAGGTAGTTGAATGGCGATCGATGGCTTCCATAAAATCAATCGAATGATTGATTGCATAAAAATCAAGCGACGAAGGTTGGAGGGTTCCAGAAATATTTGTTCAATATCTTTCCGTTTTTAATCTGGTTTAAAATCCGATATTATCATTTGATTTTTTCAGCAATCTCATTAATTTGATTAAATGATAGTTCTAGCCCTTACTGTTTTTTGTATAATTGTTTTTTTGTGCTTACACATAGGTCTTTGTCAAAAACATGGATTGTTCCTCTATGGCGGCTTAAGTAGTTTATGACCACAGATCCTATTTCCATTTTCAAAAATGCCATGGTACAAGATGTTCAAATTAATTGTATGCAAGAAGTTGACTTTAGTATGTGCTTGTGATTATTTGTTTGAAAATTATACCAACAGCTTGAAACAAGTGACACATTTTTCACAAGAACTCTCACCATATTGAAACACAAATCGAAATTTTGCTTCAAGAAAATAAAAAACATTTCATGCTTAACATGCCCAACAAAATTGCAAGGATCCATGGCGATGATGATTAATCTAAACGTTTTACTACTAcaagatattaacaatgatattgaaTTCTGTTTTAAGCTAGCTAAAGAAGAATCTGTGACCCTTCTTTCAGGTGATAAAACTTTCACATGTTTTCTAATATCCTTTATTAATTTGTACTAATGGTTGCAAAATGGGCGGGTCGGGCATTAAATAACTGGTCAAAGTGGGGTAAAACGATTTAAACCCATCAACAC from Rutidosis leptorrhynchoides isolate AG116_Rl617_1_P2 chromosome 9, CSIRO_AGI_Rlap_v1, whole genome shotgun sequence harbors:
- the LOC139866379 gene encoding uncharacterized protein codes for the protein MANNHGGSGSKFVPVNLNKSYGQPSHNNNYPPHSGTYGPGVGTNRARLSGHASGGSGMVVLSRNRPLQKPVPKLSVPPPLNLPSLRREYEKIDSSGAGGGVAGGAGLGCGSRPSSSGMGWTKPGNVALQEKEVSSDNQVDNLKYNEGSLSKGSGTYMPPSARFGGGHGHGDMMSSHHSNASHLERAVVLRGEDFPSLRAALPVSTGPAQKQKEESFQKQKQLVSEESSNDLRNNTRFSSSVHIQSSSRVANGVNENSGQVPLSSSERVDHTRKQDEFLPHVWLNPRSDWADDERDTSHAFVNKSGRDQELPKSETYWDRDFDMPRSSILPHKPPNTQSESYQHISSVVKGPTSEALKTDPYRREINFHSREDRDNNTWRNSSNYKDRSTAPQVTSNQHVTARDSHNDHYGVTMQGRQGGHRLWNNSVDSPRYRNEGYQKPAGSKSTFPSIGKGLSTSDPLLNFGREKSSFANDDHYNKDFSSSVYDERDPFTGNLVGVVKRRKEVTKQTDFHDPVRESFEAELERVQKMQEMERQRIVEEQKRALEQTRREDEERWRVVIEEEERQRRMEEEAREAAWRAEQEKMEAIHKAEELKNDREEEKKRMLLEEERRKQGAKQKLLELEAKIAKRQAEVGKTGNIVHTGADDEVPIGGKDNDVFVDSDDNWEISQRMVDRITTSANSDSSAIDRPFDWPQFSREASSSFVDRGKSPVNPWKRDAFEAGNYSSFLPNDQNGHQGGRSFPRKDIYGGGYMSSRSPYRGGIQDSDIDQRWNSFGDAEPYGQNRDIESEYYNVGNTRSPYSDKLYMNSYGRSRYSMRQPRVLPPPSITSAPKSSVRGDNELSDPSGSLESTARTGNYGGPQDNNEMLRCDSQSSLSVSSPPSSPTHLTNDELDDSAGCSVITTAAEGKEPLEQDLVNDEPAMAASKYVSADEDEEWSVGNHNEMQEQEEYDEDDGYGVEDEVHEGPDDNINLTQEFEHMHLEEKNSSNGLENMVLGFNEGVEVKIPADEFERDSKTDGYTIDKPEVVEKQAEVDEVNHEQPQNAHISSSSTVEMPSTGQSPTPVPSSFPNQTDAPVKLQFGLFSGLSLIPSPVPSIQIGSIQMPLHLHSSVSSSMAHMHPSQPPPPLFQFGQVRYTSPVSHGILPLNSQPTSFVQPNIHHPHFSLHQNSASSLPNQFVQENAAIYSNNQSGNVSKAPSQTHENSQSNMTNATDNRITMTQVPQTEEKGHATSSSQGPGEKNVPMSKDPGPSSVNRGRNVYPARKPGPRTFQPFNPSGSNEFHRKHRRPIQRTEFRVRENADSRLNLGMGSFYNSGSDDKFNNKGMGSLTRSGYRRHMGSNTSLKRVVPETSENRLGKEVERPTETKTQAISSSFVEGNLKRNIPEEDVDAPLQTGVVRVFKQPGIECPSDEDDFIEVRSKRQMLNDRREQREKEIKAKSRVTKQPRKAQRYSFQSKGTSTGGNKIPVSLVGEGSNIRSEFVGSEGRGLVNKEPLAPIGTPTVIDVQTGIRSHTNKRTLQRGSASAVSGANEDDGSNLIFENESKAIDNVQTSLGNWGNARMDQQVIPLTQTQLDEAMKPARFDTTHVTSIGDHTSLVSDSILPSSSTLTKGISIASSSSPINSLLAGEKIQFGAVTSPTVLPPSSHVVSHVIGSQGSFHPDITHNSNTENECNVFFEKDEQITEHREAEVEVAVAAIDTDEIVGNGMGPASSPGPNKVGGDVGGIQGGLVGDQQSGSQSKPEESLSVSLPADLSVETLPISLWPPLPSPQGSSNPMLSHFHGAHPSHFPFYEMNHHHPMMSGPVFAYGPHDESRGTQSQPQKPTDSSSRHIGPPWQNHSGMDSFYGPPTGYTGPFIGSPGGIPGVQPPPPPHMVVYNHYAPVGQFGQVGLSFMGSTYIPSGKQPDWKHDPTSSSRGEEEMKSLNISSGPRNPPNMQPPIQHLAPGSPLLPVGPMLTMFDVPPFQTAPEMSVQPRWSHMPSSPLHVVPMSLPLEQQAEEMTGPSQFNNHAVDQSTYPPNRFSEPQASTPSNTNGLVFPVVRDSTITHFPDELSGPSIATSSGPVAISHISSGTTPTGDAGQVGVGGDNNVKFKNQHNRHGKNLSSHQYNNNVPGGYGYNNQRGGGGVSPKNKSTGQWSTQRRTGFHGRYQSSGADKSFPPSTKVKQIYVAKQPASESSTQNT